A single region of the Lotus japonicus ecotype B-129 chromosome 4, LjGifu_v1.2 genome encodes:
- the LOC130715625 gene encoding peroxidase 64-like: MAISVAFLNLILMFLVVSTGNSLSLNHYEKTCPDVEFIVAKTVKAATSQDKTVPAALLRMHFHDCFIRGCDASVLLNSKGSNKAEKDGPPNVSLHAFFVIDGAKKAVEAACPGVVSCADILALAARDAVFLSGGPSWDVPKGRKDGRKSQASETTQLPAPTFNISQLQKSFSQRGLSIEDLVALSGGHTLGFSHCSSFKNRLHSFNATHDVDPALNPSFAAKLKSICPLKNHAKSAGSTLDASSTTFDNTYYKLILQGKSIFSSDQALLDTPNTKDLVSKFATSQGAFYKAFVKSMIKMSSINGGGEIRKDCRVVN; the protein is encoded by the exons ATGGCTATCAGTGTTGCATTCTTGAATTTAATTCTGATGTTTTTAGTAGTTTCAACAGGGAATTCACTAAGCTTAAACCACTATGAAAAGACATGCCCTGATGTGGAGTTCATTGTGGCCAAGACGGTGAAAGCTGCTACTTCTCAGGACAAAACTGTCCCTGCAGCACTTCTGAGGATGCACTTCCATGACTGCTTCATTCGG GGATGTGATGCCTCTGTGCTGTTAAACTCAAAAGGAAGCAACAAAGCAGAGAAAGATGGACCACCAAATGTTTCTTTGCATGCATTCTTTGTCATTGATGGTGCAAAGAAAGCAGTAGAAGCTGCATGCCCTGGTGTGGTCTCCTGTGCTGATATCCTAGCTCTAGCAGCAAGGGATGCAGTATTTCTG TCTGGAGGTCCAAGTTGGGATGTACCTAAAGGAAGAAAGGATGGAAGAAAATCCCAGGCCAGTGAAACCACACAATTACCAGCACCAACCTTCAACATATCACAACTACAGAAGAGCTTCTCTCAAAGAGGTCTATCAATTGAAGACTTGGTAGCTTTGTCAG GAGGACATACTTTAGGTTTCTCTCACTGCTCATCCTTCAAGAACAGACTCCATAGTTTCAATGCTACACATGATGTGGACCCTGCATTGAATCCATCATTTGCAGCAAAGCTAAAATCAATTTGTCCACTGAAAAATCATGCAAAGAGTGCTGGTTCCACCTTGGATGCTTCTTCAACTACATTTGATAATACATATTACAAGTTGATCCTCCAAGGGAAGAGCATTTTTTCTTCTGATCAGGCTCTTCTTGATACCCCAAATACCAAGGATCTTGTTTCTAAGTTTGCTACCTCACAAGGTGCTTTTTACAAAGCTTTTGTGAAGTCCATGATCAAAATGAGCAGCATCAATGGTGGGGGAGAGATTAGGAAGGACTGCAGGGTCGTCAATTAG